The following proteins are co-located in the Serinus canaria isolate serCan28SL12 chromosome 17, serCan2020, whole genome shotgun sequence genome:
- the PRRC2B gene encoding protein PRRC2B isoform X3, with product MSDRLGQITKGKDGKSKYSTLSLFDKYKGKSIEAIRTTVIPRHGLQSLGKVAAARRMPPPANLPSLKSENKGNDPNIIIVPKDGTGWANKQDQPDQKSSSVTAAQLQESLPQQGLQKSVSNLQKPTQSISQESTNSVPGGPKSWAQLNGKPAGQEGGSRASSRLLSFSPEEFPTLKAAGEQDKVGKEKGALDPSYGPGPSLRPQNVTSWREGGGRNVTSATSLTASPAELGSKTPSTGDGAPSSASASDAKEPSLRPAQPLRKGASQFMGNVYQPPTYHDMLPAFMCPQQPSETPTSLERGSFPVPQLRLEPRVPFRQFQMNDQDGKENRLSLSRPTRPVRQQLERVPRPTIINAENLKGLDELDNDADDGWAGIHDEVDYSEKLKFSEDEEEEETLKDGRQKWNSWDPRRQRQLSLSSADSADVKHTLEEGKNWNDSVGLSRPVRKAQDSQQPPRKLNGWSSASEYQKPTLGSVLRQQSLEDKEEKVPVRQKFVHSEISEAVERARRRREEEERRAREERLAACAAKLKQLDQKCKLAQKSGETQKHAENEDVRPPSTEKNTTQENGHTFRKATPEFHTQDASVGYLEEESPAPAAAAAQSSSEEELREAPSPAQEFNKYQKSLPPRFQRQQQQQQQQEQLYKMQHWQQQVYPPPSHSHPQRTFYPPHPQMLGFDPRWMMMPSYMDPRMAPSRTPVDFYPSALHPSGIMKPMIQQDSISGSSCRSEDQNCQAGQAERKTAPLDPVPVWGQDSYTSLQSKGYSLSHQKQADNMGMEGLHARNESYSASGRPEGLSTQRDLFEERGEEYLNAFDKKAQADFDSCLSSQRIGQDLLFQHQESVQEACPAGSRHANLRCSPLEPDFIQAEKKPEYNGWDISHHQKPAETAAEVAEEVPRDEQSFSADPWKKEGANTKQATEETPEWAPESRSTSGQPQEQMGRTRRSGPIKKPVLKALKVEEKEKEMEKVKLEGEDSSRPLKEKAAVQKVESESDDSAALLNSTRYLLDDKGSSQTSLARDAEKSQEEDEEEEEEKPERTWENKLSRESSDLPPTKRNNWIFIDEEQAFGGRGQGRGRGRGFREFTFRGRGTVVSSRGVYNNNQRSSRGRGLREFNQPEDFPRGKPRRRIASETHSEGSEYEELPKRRRQRGSENSNEGSVLDREDSDLKKGDFKESWRSNKIYSDDHNSLDPKMRAPRAFGRSLPPRLSNSGYGRRGFMGKEPTQWQGRSGGGGWQEYSHTSPSDSFGSRQQSDRDYIQDSYKHTDSFSSRVFDESHLDDKRHFFQEDYSADQENIENRPFRRRRPPRQDKPPRFRRLRQERESVGQWNPEEGGPNLLPSQWPGRSKLGTAEKSSISGRRSPELSYQNSSDHANEEWETASESSDFSERRERRDGAPESEGQLEGGLGTGSLGEKRELAKRSFSSQRPLVDRQSRKAEPAGFAEQSVRTGVGAASRYESQQNGTLIKSKRSPEEGGGLGNTSGGSSHSIYSLDRASHVNSESAEGPGKKPEKEHKSNAQRASEKGEALSQFELSYGSTIIDNRVSNTAEENEVGSMSGEGFIEVLTKKQRRLLEEERRKKEQAAQAPAKARVLQSRIPPRFAKKQNSLCLEQSDVTVSGNSLGTEIWESNSPALSVQSPGSDSWSKPVNTFNGTESSTEQGFKGSQGDSGIDLSAESRESSATSSQRSSPYGTLKPEEMNGAGLVDSKPDCQKEQVQKQTDKKDSDQGSGQNKEHKPGPIGNERSLKNRKGSEGTERLEGNIPPVNGVEIHVDSVLPVPPIEFGVNPKDSDFSLPPGSASGTAANPVTKLQDALASNAGLTQSIPILRRDHHLQRCIGLNPMSFPTADLTLKMESARKAWENSPSLPEQNSPGGAGSGIQPPSSVGASNGVSYSSFGGVSMPPMPVASVAPSASIPGNHIPPLYLDGHVFASQPRLVPQTIPQQQSYQQAAAAQQIPISLHTSLQAQAQLGLRGGLPVSQSQEMYSSIQPFRSQVYMHPSLSQPSTMVLTGGTALKPPYSAFPGMQPLEVVKTQSGSPYQPMNGSQALVYEGQINQAGMGASQMMDSQLTQLTMPVPGSQLPLPRYGSGQQPLLLPQSIQLPQGQNLPVGAPRRILPPGSQPSVLAASRESSQMEMKGFHFSDGKQSMSSGGSVPSPHTYRPSSASPSGKPSGPAVSMGSVQGHYVQQAKQRVDDNKASLGAVKLQETASTNQMKPVRTGAIKPQAVKVEESKA from the exons GTTCAAGGGCCTCAAGCCGACTGTTATCCTTCTCTCCCGAGGAATTTCCGACGCTGAAAGCAGCTGGCGAGCAGGACAAGGTTGGCAAAGAAAAGGGCGCCTTAGATCCGTCGTATGGGCCAGGACCAAGCCTCCGCCCCCAGA ATGTCACCAGTTGGAGGGAGGGCGGTGGGAGGAACGTCACCTCTGCCACATCTCTGACCGCCtcccctgctgagctgggcagcaaGACCCCCAGCACTGGAGACGGGGCCCCCTCCTCAGCGAGCGCCAGCGATGCCAAGGAGCCGTCTCTCcgcccagctcagcccctccgCAAAGGGGCCTCGCAGTTCATGGGAAATGTCTACCAGCCACCCACCTACCATGACATGCTGCCTGCTTTT ATGTGTCCACAGCAGCCATCTGAGACCCCTACATCGCTGGAGCGAGGGTCTTTCCCTGTTCCTCAGCTTCGGCTTGAGCCCCGGGTACCTTTCAGACAATTCCAGATGAATGACCAGGATGG AAAAGAGAACAGGCTCAGCCTGTCTCGCCCAACACGCCCAGTTCGGCAGCAGCTGGAGCGAGTGCCTCGGCCCACCATCATCAATGCAGAGAACCTGAAGGGGCTGGATGAGCTGGACAATGATGCAGATGATGGATGGGCAG GCATTCATGATGAAGTGGATTATTCTGAGAAACTAAAGTTTAGTGAagatgaagaagaggaagaaactCTTAAAGATGGACGACAGAAGTG GAACAGCTGGGATCCCAGAAGGCAGCGACAGTtgtccctgagctctgcagacagTGCAGATGTCAAGCACACcttggaggaaggaaagaattgGAATGATTCAGTTGGCTTGTCCCGGCCAGTCCGGAAAGCACAGGATTCACAGCAGCCTCCGAGGAAGCTGAatggctggagctctgcctcAGAATACCAG AAGCCCACACTGGGAAGTGTTCTCAGACAGCAGTCCCTCGAggataaagaagaaaaggtgcCTGTGAGACAGAAGTTTGTGCACTCTGAGATCTCTGAGGCTGTTGAGAGAGCCAGGAGGCGacgggaggaggaggagcggcGAGCCAGGGAGGAGCGcctggcagcctgtgctgcaaaGCTCAAGCAACTTGATCAGAAATGCAAACTGGCTCAGAAGAGTGGGGAGACACAGAAACATGCAGAGAATGAAGATGTGCGacctcccagcacagagaaaaacactACACAAGAAAATGGCCACACTTTCCGTAAAG caaCCCCTGAGTTTCACACGCAGGATGCCTCTGTTGGCTATCTGGAAGAGGAgagtcctgctccagcagcagcagcagcccaaagcagcagtgaggaggagCTCAGAGAAGCTCCCTCACCAGCACAAGAATTCAACAAATACCAGAAGTCTCTTCCCCCACgattccagaggcagcagcagcagcaacagcagcag gagcagctgtacAAGatgcagcactggcagcagcaggtctATCCTCCCCCGTCGCACTCCCATCCCCAGCGGACGTTCTACCCGCCGCACCCGCAGATGCTCGGCTTCGACCCCCGCTGGATGATGATGCCGTCCTACATGGACCCTCGCATGGCCCCGAGCCGCACCCCCGTGGATTTCTACCCTTCAGCCCTTCACCCTTCAG GAATTATGAAGCCCATGATTCAGCAGGATTCCATCAGTGGGAGCAGCTGTCGGTCTGAAGATCAGAACTgtcaggcagggcaggcagagaggaagaCTGCTCCCTTGGATCCTGTGCCAGTGTGGGGCCAGGACAGCTacacatccctgcagagcaAAGGATACTCCCTGTCACATCAGAAACAGGCTGACAACATGGGCATGGAGGGGCTGCATGCCAG gAATGAAAGTTACTCTGCTTCTGGAAGGCCAGAGGGTCTGAGCACTCAGCGAGATCTCTTtgaggagagaggggaggagtATTTGAATGCTTTTGACAAGAAGGCCCAAGCAGACTTTGACAGCTGCCTGTCTTCTCAAAGGATAGGCCAGGATCTCCTGTTCCAGCACCAGGAGAGTGTGCAGGAagcctgtcctgctggcagccGCCATGCGAACCTGAGGTGCTCGCCTCTGGAGCCTGATTTTATCCAAGCAGAGAAGAAGCCTGAGTATAACGGTTGGGATATCAGCCACCATCAGAAACCTGCggagacagcagcagaagttgCTGAAGAAGTACCCCGGGATGAGCAGTCCTTCAGTGCTGACCCATGGAAGAAAGAAGGAGCCAATACCAAGCAGGCCACTGAAGAGACACCAGAGTGGGCTCCTGAAAGCCGCAGCACCagtgggcagccccaggagcaaaTGGGGAGGACAAGGCGGTCGGGCCCCATTAAAAAACCAGTCCTGAAAGCCCTCAAggtggaagagaaggagaaggagatggagaaggTTAAACTGGAGGGAGAGGACAGCTCACGCCCGCTGAAGGAGAAGGCAGCCGTTCAGAAGGTAGAAAGCGAGTCAGATGACTCTGCTGCCTTGCTGAACTCCACGCGTTACCTGCTGGATGACAAAGGTTCTTCCCAAACCAGCCTTGCACGAGACGCTGAGAAATCCCAAGAGGAAGAcgaggaagaagaagaagagaagccAGAAAGAACCTGGGAGAACAAACTATCCAGAGAAAGCAGTGATCTCCCTCccacaaaaagaaacaactggatCTTCATTGATGAGGAGCAAGCCTTCGGTGGGAGAGGTCAAGGGCGTGGGCGAGGGAGAGGCTTCAGAGAGTTCACTTTCAGAGGCCGAGGCACGGTTGTGAGCAGCAGGGGGGTCTACAACAACAACCAGAGGAGCAGCCGGGGCCGAGGGCTCCGGGAGTTCAACCAGCCAGAGGACTTCCCCAGAGGCAAACCAAGGCGCCGGATTGCCAGTGAGACACACAGTGAAGGGTCAGAGTATGAGGAGCTCCCCAAGCGTCGCCGGCAGAGGGGCTCTGAGAACAGCAATGAAGGATCTGTGCTGGACAGGGAGGATAGTGATTTGAAAAAGGGAGACTTCAAAGAGTCTTGGAGGTCCAACAAAATCTATTCAGATGATCATAATAGCCTGGATCCTAAGATGAGAGCACCAAGAGCCTTTGGGAGATCACTGCCACCAAGACTGAGCAACTCTGGCTATGGGCGAAGGGGGTTCATGGGTAAGGAGCCCACCCAGTGGCAAGGCAGGAGTGGGGGAGGAGGGTGGCAAGAGTACAGCCACACATCTCCATCAGACAGTtttgggagcaggcagcagtcTGACAGGGACTACATTCAGGATTCTTACAAACACACGGATTCCTTCTCCAGCCGGGTTTTTGATGAGAGTCATCTGGATGACAAAAGGCACTTTTTCCAGGAGGATTACTCAGCAGATCAGGAGAACATAGAGAACAGGCCCTTCAGGAGGCGGCGTCCTCCCCGCCAGGACAAGCCCCCACGGTTCAGACGCctcaggcaggagagggaatCAGTTGGGCAGTGGAACCCCGAGGAGGGAGGCCCTAATCTGCTGCCCAGCCAGTGGCCAGGCAGATCCAaactgggcactgcagagaagagcagcatcTCGGGCAGACGCTCTCCTGAGCTGTCCTACCAGAACTCTTCAGACCATGCCAATGAGGAGTGGGAGACGGCGTCTGAGAGCAGTGACTTCAGCGAGCGGCGGGAGAGAAGAGATGGAGCTCCAGAGAGTGAGGGCCAGCTGGAAGGTGGCCTCGGCACTGGGAGCTTGGGAGAGAAGAGGGAACTGGCAAAGAGGAGCTTCTCAAGCCAGAGGCCACTGGTGGACAGGCAGAGCCGCAAGGCTGAGCCGGCAGGGTTTGCAGAGCAGTCTGTCAGGACTGGTGTGGGAGCAGCTTCCAGATATGAGAGCCAGCAGAATGGGACCCTGATAAAGAGCAAAAG GTCTCCAGAAGAAGGAGGAGGCCTTGGTAACACCAGTGGAGGGAGCAGCCACTCCATTTATAGCTTGGATAGGGCCTCCCATGTGAACTCAGAAAGTGCTGAGGGGCCGGGTAAAAAGCCAGAGAAGGAGCACAAATCCAATGCACAGAGAGCAAGTGAAAAGGGAGAGGCCTTGTCACAGTTTGAACTGAGTTATGGAA GTACCATCATTGATAACCGGGTGTCGAACACAGCAGAAGAGAATGAAGTTGGTTCCATGTCAGGGGAAGGCTTCATTGAGGTTCTTACTAAAAAGCAGCGTCGTTTGCTGGAAGAAGAGCGAAGGAAgaaggaacaggctgctcag GCACCTGCCAAGGCCCGCGTCCTTCAGTCGCGCATTCCACCACGATTTGCCAAGAAGCAGAACAGCCTGTGCTTGGAGCAGAGTGATGTAACAGTGTCTGGAAacagcctgggcacagagaTCTGGGAGAGCAACAGCCCAG CACTTTCCGTTCAGTCTCCTGGCAGTGATTCCTGGAGCAAGCCTGTAAATACCTTTAATGGCACTGAGTCCAGCACCGAG CAGGGATTTAAAGGCAGCCAGGGGGATAGTGGCATTGACTTGAGCGCGGAGTCTCGGGAATCCTCCGCGACCTCCTCTCAGCGCAGTTCTCCATATGGCACCCTCAAACCAGAGGAGATGAATGGGGCTGGCCTGGTGGACTCAAAGCCTGACTGCCAGAAGGAGCAAGTGCAGAAGCAAACTGATAAAAAG GATTCAGATCAAGGCTCAGGACAGAACAAGGAACACAAGCCTGGACCAATCGGCAACGAACGCtccctgaaaaacagaaagggtTCGGAGGGAACGGAACGGCTGGAAGGGAATATTCCCCCTGTTAATGGGGTGGAAATTCACGTGGATTCTGTACTTCCTGTGCCACCCATTGAATTTGGAGTAAATCCTAAA gACTCTGACTTCAGCTTGCCACCTGGTTCTgcctctggcactgcagctaACCCTGTCACCAAATTGCAGGATGCCTTGGCCAGTAat GCAGGGTTAACACAGTCCATTCCCATCCTGCGAAGGGATCATCACCTCCAGCGCTGCATCGGCCTGAACCCCATGTCCTTCCCCACTGCTGACCTTACTCTTAAG ATGGAGTCTGCTCGTAAAGCTTGGGAAAACTCTCCGAGTTTACCAGAACAGAACTCCCCAGGAGGTGCAGGCTCAGGCATCCAGCCTCCTTCCAGTGTTGGAGCTTCCAACGGTGTCAGCTACAGCTCTTTTGGTGGAGTTTCTATGCCTCCCATGCCTGTGGCATCTGTAGCACCTTCTGCATCTATTCCAG GTAACCATATTCCACCCCTGTATCTGGATGGCCACGTGTTTGCAAGTCAGCCCCGCCTGGTCCCTCAGACGATACCTCAGCAGCAAAGCTACCAACAG gctgctgctgctcaacaGATTCCCATTTCCCTCCACACATCCTTACAGGCCCAAGCACAGCTTGGACTGAGGGGTGGTCTGCCTGTTTCCCAGTCCCAGGAGATGTACAGCTCCATACAGCCCTTCAG gtcTCAGGTGTACATGCaccccagtctgtcccagcccagcaccatgGTCCTGACAGGAGGCACTGCTCTGAAGCCTCCATATTCCGCCTTCCCAGGCATGCAGCCCTTGGAGGTGGTGAAAACCCAGTCTGGGTCCCCCTATCAGCCCATGAACGGAAGCCAGGCACTGGTTTATGAGGGGCAAATAAACCAGGCTGGTATGGGAGCCTCCCAGATGATGGACTCTCAGCTCACACAG CTGACAATGCCTGtgcctggctcccagctgcctctgccccgCTACGGCTctggccagcagcccctgcttcTGCCACAGTCCATCCAGCTTCCCCAGGGGCAAAACCTGCCTGTAGGAGCTCCCCGAAGAATCCTCCCTCCTGGATCCCAGCCTTCTGTTcttgctgccagcagggag TCCTCCCAGATGGAAATGAAAGGGTTTCATTTCTCCGATGGTAAACAGAGCATGTCCTCCGGAGGGTCAGTCCCGTCCCCACACACGTACAG gcccagctctgccagccccagcgGGAAGCCGTCGGGACCAGCAGTGAGCATGGGCTCTGTGCAAGGACACTACGTACAGCAG GCAAAGCAGCGGGTGGATGATAACAAAGCCAGTCTGGGAGCAGTGAAGCTGCAAGAAACAGCCTCCACAAACCAGATGAAGCCAGTGCGCACAGGAGCGATCAAACCTCAGGCAGTCAAAGTGGAGGAGAGCAAGGCCTAG